A region of Mesoplodon densirostris isolate mMesDen1 chromosome 11, mMesDen1 primary haplotype, whole genome shotgun sequence DNA encodes the following proteins:
- the C3AR1 gene encoding C3a anaphylatoxin chemotactic receptor, producing MESFSAETNSTDLPSQPWDEPQVILSMVILSFTFLLGLPGNGLVLWVAGLKMQRSVSTVWFLHLTLADFLCCLSLPFSLVHLALQGHWPYGWFLCKLIPSIIVLNMFASVFLLTAISLDRCLLVLKPIWCQNHRKVGTAFTICGCIWVVAFVMCIPVFIYRETFTIDNHSMCGYNFGLYRSLDYSDFNFDLLENGSLDNSIVELPEEMDDRLDSFSQQTNDCPWAATAGLRSQIFQRTSGHSLPTDSARLSVQYPYYNVFKPADEFSATIPSDFPIEDHRTNPLENSDAFLPADLDLFSSASGSSSYPSEPLEDFQYDDLGQFAYGHQVPTPQVAITITRLVLGFLLPFILMVACYSLIIFRMRRSRFTKPRSKTLRVAMVVVAVFLVCWAPYHIVGALLLFIDPETPFGEALLSWDHVSLALASANSCFNPFLYALLGKDFRKKARQSMQGILEAAFSEDLTHSTSCPPNKVSLEKNSISTVV from the coding sequence ATGGAGTCTTTCTCTGCTGAGACCAATTCAACTGACCTACCATCACAGCCCTGGGATGAACCCCAAGTAATTCTCTCCATGGTCATTCTCAGTTTCACTTTCCTACTGGGATTGCCAGGCAACGGGCTGGTGCTGTGGGTGGCTGGCCTAAAGATGCAACGAAGTGTGAGCACAGTTTGGTTTCTCCATCTCACCTTGGCTGACTTTCTCTGCTgcctctccctgcccttctccctggtTCACTTGGCTCTCCAAGGACACTGGCCCTACGGCTGGTTCCTATGCAAGCTCATCCCCTCCATCATTGTCCTCAACATGTTTGCCAGCGTCTTCCTGCTGACCGCCATTAGCCTGGACCGCTGTCTTTTGGTACTCAAGCCAATCTGGTGCCAGAATCATCGCAAAGTGGGGACAGCCTTCACTATCTGTGGATGTATCTGGGTAGTGGCTTTTGTAATGTGCATACCTGTGTTCATATACCGGGAAACATTCACTATAGACAACCATAGTATGTGTGGCTACAATTTTGGTCTCTACAGATCATTAGATTACTCAGACTTCAACTTTGATCTACTGGAAAACGGGTCTCTTGACAACTCCATTGTTGAGCTGCCTGAAGAAATGGATGATAGGTTAGATTCTTTCTCTCAACAAACAAATGATTGTCCCTGGGCAGCCACCGCTGGCCTCCGTTCTCAAATATTTCAAAGAACTTCTGGACATTCACTCCCTACGGATTCAGCTAGATTATCTGTTCAATATCCATATTATAATGTGTTTAAACCAGCTGATGAGTTCTCAGCTACAATCCCCAGTGATTTTCCCATTGAAGATCACAGAACTAACCCACTGGAGAACTCTGATGCTTTTCTTCCTGCTGATTTAGACCTTTTCTCTAGTGCCTCCGGCAGCTCCTCATACCCATCGGAGCCATTGGAAGATTTCCAGTATGATGATTTAGGCCAATTTGCATATGGCCATCAAGTGCCAACACCCCAGGTAGCAATAACCATCACTAGGCTAGTGCTGGGTTTCCTGTTACCCTTTATCCTCATGGTGGCCTGTTACAGCCTCATTATCTTCAGAATGCGTCGGAGCCGCTTCACCAAGCCTCGGAGCAAAACCTTGAGAGTGGCTATGGTGGTGGTGGCTGTCTTCCTTGTCTGCTGGGCTCCGTACCACATTGTTGGAGCCCTTTTACTGTTTATTGACCCAGAAACTCCCTTTGGGGAAGCTCTGTTGTCCTGGGACCATGTGTCTCTTGCTTTAGCATCTGCCAATAGTTGCTTCAATCCCTTTCTCTATGCCCTTCTGGGGAAAGATTTTAGGAAAAAAGCAAGACAGTCCATGCAGGGAATTCTGGAGGCAGCTTTCAGTGAGGACTTGACACACTCTACCAGCTGCCCCCCAAACAAAGTCTCTTTGGAAAAAAACAGTATCAGTACAGTTGTGTGA